Part of the Magnetococcales bacterium genome, GGCAAAAGCAGGTTTCCGGCATGAATTAGTAGCAGAGTGGGAGCGTAATGCTTGCAATACTATTAGAGACAACATAAATAAAAACCACCAATTAATGCATAAATGGAATGTTTTTGAGGGAGATGTTCGTCAAATCGATTATTCAAAAGTTTCTAATAAAATTTCATTAATTTCAGGCGGGCCACCATGCCAGCCTTTTTCTTTTGGTGGGAAGCATCGTGGAAATGATGATAAACGAGATATGTTTCCTGAGGCCGTTCGAGCTGTCCGAGAACTAAAACCGAAAGCTTTCATATTTGAGAATGTAAAAGGATTGTTACGAGAATCTTTTTCATCCTACCTTTCCTACATCTTATTGCAGCTCACACATCCAGAAATAGTTCGGAAACCGAATGAAGCATGGGAAGAGCATTTGCGAAAACTTGAACTATACCACACTGGAAACGGTGAATTTGGTTTGTGTTATAGAGTTGTTCATCAGTGCCTTAATGCCGCTGATTATGGTACACCACAAAAAAGAGAAAGGGTTATTTTTGTTGGTTTTCGTTCTGACCTTGATATTTCATGGTCTTTTCCTGAACATACGCATTCCCAGGAAGCTCTATTAATGGACCAATGGATTACAGGCGAATATTGGGAACGTCATAAAATTTTGAAAGAAAAACGCCCTGAAGTTCCAAAAAACCTGATGAATATTATCAATAACATCAAGTATTCACTTTTTAAACCTGAGGGAAACGCATGGAAAACAGTAAGGGATGCGATATCAGATTTACCTGAACCAAAAAAAATGGGTGATTCATATTTTATGAATCATGAATTTAGGGGGGGAGCCCGTATATATGATGGCCACACTGGAAGTTGCTTGGACGAACCTTCAAAAGCTCTTAAAGCAGGTGTTCATGGTGTTCCAGGTGGAGAAAACATGGTGGCATATGAAAATGGCGAGGTAAGATATTTTACTGTGCGCGAAAGCGCACGTCTTCAAACATTTCCAGATGATTACATTTTCAAGGGCTCCTGGACAGAAACAATGCGGCAACTTGGGAATGCTGTTCCTGTTG contains:
- a CDS encoding DNA cytosine methyltransferase gives rise to the protein MDFHSVELFAGAGGLALGMAKAGFRHELVAEWERNACNTIRDNINKNHQLMHKWNVFEGDVRQIDYSKVSNKISLISGGPPCQPFSFGGKHRGNDDKRDMFPEAVRAVRELKPKAFIFENVKGLLRESFSSYLSYILLQLTHPEIVRKPNEAWEEHLRKLELYHTGNGEFGLCYRVVHQCLNAADYGTPQKRERVIFVGFRSDLDISWSFPEHTHSQEALLMDQWITGEYWERHKILKEKRPEVPKNLMNIINNIKYSLFKPEGNAWKTVRDAISDLPEPKKMGDSYFMNHEFRGGARIYDGHTGSCLDEPSKALKAGVHGVPGGENMVAYENGEVRYFTVRESARLQTFPDDYIFKGSWTETMRQLGNAVPVDLAYIIGKSVKKQLEKAEQI